A region from the Flavobacterium enshiense genome encodes:
- the recJ gene encoding single-stranded-DNA-specific exonuclease RecJ, producing the protein MRWKLRSKPNQEKVQALQNALQVDEIIATLLVQRGIETFEQAKSFFRPTLADLHDPYLMKDMDKAVERIERAIANEENILVFGDYDVDGTTAVSLMSSYLRSFYPNVATYIPDRYKEGYGVSYQGIDFAEDNGFSIIIALDCGIKSIDHIAYAKAKNIDFVICDHHRPGDVLPDAVAVLDPKRIDCSYPYDELCGCGVGFKLIQALAQNRNQTVEDLVPYLDLVATAIAADIVPITGENRVLAKFGLDVINSNPRPGIKALIQNLKRSVLTITDVVFVIAPRINAAGRIKHGNYAVELLTEFDLEQAEEFASQIESLNTDRKDLDKQITVEALQQIIDNEEQNRFTTVVYQEDWHKGVIGIVASRLTETYYRPTLVFTKSGDKLAASARSVKDFDVYNALEACSEHLEQFGGHMYAAGMTLKEENYEKFKDAFERVVSDTIHPDLLTPEISIDAEIGLSDINPKFMRILKQFEPFGPQNMTPVFLAKGLQDTGYGKKIGSGEEHLKLYVKQNNTDSFGAIGFGLAAKKEISDNKNLFDAVFSVEENEWNGTVSLQLRLRDIQ; encoded by the coding sequence ATGCGTTGGAAATTAAGATCTAAGCCCAATCAGGAAAAAGTACAAGCCTTACAAAATGCACTTCAGGTAGATGAAATTATTGCTACCTTGCTTGTTCAACGGGGAATCGAAACTTTTGAACAAGCGAAATCTTTTTTCCGCCCCACTTTAGCGGATTTACATGATCCATACCTCATGAAGGATATGGACAAGGCGGTGGAACGCATCGAGCGTGCCATTGCCAATGAAGAAAATATACTGGTTTTCGGGGATTATGATGTAGACGGAACCACAGCGGTTTCCCTTATGTCCTCTTATCTGCGCAGTTTTTATCCGAATGTGGCGACCTATATTCCGGATCGTTACAAAGAAGGTTACGGTGTGTCTTACCAAGGCATCGATTTTGCCGAAGACAACGGATTTTCTATTATTATCGCATTAGACTGCGGTATTAAATCCATCGATCATATAGCTTATGCAAAAGCGAAAAATATAGATTTCGTAATCTGTGATCACCACCGTCCGGGAGATGTTTTACCCGATGCTGTTGCTGTTTTGGATCCGAAGCGAATCGATTGTTCATATCCGTATGATGAATTGTGTGGCTGTGGAGTAGGGTTCAAGCTGATTCAGGCATTGGCTCAAAACAGAAACCAAACGGTTGAGGATTTGGTTCCTTATCTTGATTTGGTGGCTACTGCCATTGCTGCGGATATTGTTCCTATTACAGGAGAAAACCGTGTTTTGGCGAAATTCGGGTTGGATGTGATTAATTCGAATCCGCGTCCGGGAATCAAAGCGCTGATTCAGAATTTAAAACGAAGCGTGCTTACGATAACCGATGTGGTTTTTGTCATTGCCCCGCGTATCAATGCCGCAGGACGCATCAAACACGGAAATTATGCTGTGGAATTACTAACGGAATTCGATTTGGAACAAGCCGAAGAATTTGCATCCCAAATAGAATCGTTAAACACCGACCGCAAAGATTTAGACAAACAGATCACGGTAGAAGCGCTTCAGCAAATTATCGATAATGAGGAACAAAATCGTTTCACCACTGTTGTGTATCAGGAAGACTGGCACAAAGGCGTTATCGGGATTGTGGCTTCGCGTTTAACGGAAACCTATTACCGACCGACTCTTGTTTTCACCAAAAGCGGAGATAAACTGGCGGCTTCGGCTCGTTCAGTGAAGGATTTTGATGTGTACAATGCGCTTGAAGCGTGCTCAGAGCACCTGGAGCAATTCGGCGGACATATGTATGCAGCCGGAATGACGCTTAAGGAAGAGAATTACGAAAAATTCAAAGATGCTTTTGAAAGGGTGGTTTCAGACACTATTCATCCCGATTTGTTAACACCCGAAATTTCAATCGATGCCGAGATAGGGTTGTCGGATATCAATCCCAAATTCATGCGTATCCTAAAGCAATTTGAGCCTTTCGGACCACAAAACATGACGCCGGTCTTTTTAGCGAAAGGTTTGCAAGACACCGGTTATGGAAAGAAAATAGGCTCAGGCGAAGAACATCTGAAATTGTATGTCAAACAAAATAATACGGATAGTTTTGGCGCTATCGGCTTCGGTTTGGCTGCTAAAAAAGAAATAAGCGACAATAAAAACTTGTTTGATGCCGTATTTTCGGTAGAAGAAAATGAATGGAACGGTACTGTTTCCTTACAATTACGACTTCGCGATATTCAATAA
- a CDS encoding NADH-quinone oxidoreductase subunit N, with protein sequence MNTLIAIAVLGVIVLLAEIFNLRKAIVPVTIVGLLAILGMTVTEFGTTGSYYNNMIAVDNFSVTFSSLFIVLTIFLVMLSQNFYENQASKISDFVSIKLFLLTGAISMVTFGNLAMFFLGIEVLSISLYILAGSDRLNMKSNESGMKYFLMGSFASGIILFGIALVYGAVGSFDMEMINQASNSATTVDWFYIGVSMITVGMLFKIATVPFHFWAPDVYEGAPTLTTATMSTLAKVTAMAAFFKLNMAMNGNMKFAYELVIVIVSIASMTVGNIMALRQNNVKRMLAFSGISHAGFMVMALLNLQNAAGSLFYYTVAYGLAGVAAFTVIIYACKGKDNEDIENFNGLGKRSPLLAMILTTSLLSMAGIPIFSGFFAKFFILNQTLQAGWLVLVIAGVINSMLAVYYYFRVISAMYTKEASEETTKVPLEFYFVAVAAMGLNIAIGLFPSSLMDLF encoded by the coding sequence ATGAATACTTTAATAGCAATTGCAGTTTTAGGCGTTATTGTCCTTCTAGCTGAAATTTTTAACTTAAGAAAAGCCATTGTTCCTGTAACCATTGTAGGTTTACTGGCCATTTTAGGTATGACTGTGACTGAATTTGGAACAACCGGAAGCTACTACAACAACATGATTGCAGTAGACAACTTTTCGGTGACTTTTTCAAGTTTATTTATTGTGTTGACCATATTCCTGGTAATGTTGAGCCAGAATTTTTATGAGAATCAAGCCTCTAAAATTTCTGATTTTGTTTCCATCAAACTGTTTTTGTTAACCGGGGCAATTTCCATGGTTACTTTCGGAAACTTAGCGATGTTCTTCCTTGGAATCGAAGTCCTTTCCATCTCATTGTATATTTTGGCGGGAAGTGACCGTTTGAACATGAAAAGTAATGAATCCGGTATGAAGTACTTCCTTATGGGATCTTTCGCTTCGGGAATTATTCTTTTCGGAATTGCATTGGTTTATGGTGCTGTAGGTTCATTTGATATGGAAATGATTAATCAGGCATCAAATTCAGCAACAACGGTAGATTGGTTTTACATTGGTGTTTCCATGATTACTGTGGGAATGTTGTTTAAAATTGCGACAGTTCCGTTCCATTTCTGGGCTCCGGATGTTTACGAAGGCGCACCGACATTAACAACGGCTACTATGAGTACATTGGCAAAAGTTACTGCTATGGCAGCATTCTTCAAACTGAATATGGCCATGAACGGTAATATGAAATTTGCGTACGAACTAGTAATCGTAATTGTTTCTATCGCCTCGATGACCGTTGGTAACATTATGGCATTACGTCAGAACAATGTCAAAAGAATGTTGGCCTTCTCGGGTATTTCCCATGCAGGTTTCATGGTAATGGCCTTGTTGAATTTACAAAACGCAGCCGGAAGTTTGTTCTACTACACCGTAGCGTATGGCTTGGCTGGTGTTGCGGCTTTCACGGTAATTATATATGCTTGTAAAGGAAAAGACAACGAAGACATTGAAAACTTCAACGGATTAGGAAAAAGAAGTCCCCTATTGGCGATGATACTTACCACGTCCTTATTATCCATGGCAGGTATCCCAATTTTCTCCGGATTCTTCGCAAAATTCTTCATCCTGAATCAAACCTTACAGGCAGGCTGGTTAGTCCTAGTGATTGCCGGAGTTATCAACTCGATGTTGGCAGTGTACTACTATTTCAGAGTAATCAGCGCTATGTACACCAAAGAAGCCAGCGAAGAAACAACAAAAGTACCTTTAGAATTCTATTTCGTAGCAGTAGCAGCTATGGGATTGAATATCGCTATTGGTTTATTCCCTTCATCATTGATGGATTTGTTCTAA
- a CDS encoding complex I subunit 4 family protein, translating to MDVTIVLILLLIGALATYFSGNALASKVALFFSVAALGASLVILNQFNQGIDCGFSAVWMKNPNVLFSLKVDGLAIAMILLNTALIPLIILSSFGNNFSNPKNFYALVMFMAFAMAGTFLASDGFLYYIFWELSLVPIYFIALIWGNDEIAERKKAVIKFFIYTFVGSLFMLAAFIYMYQKAGSFQLDKLYALELTSKEEFWIFLAFFLAYAIKIPLIPFHTWQANVYQKAPTVGTMLLSGIMLKMGLYSVIRWQLPIAPNAAKELQYTIIGLSIAGVIYGSIVALKQKDLKRLLAYSSLAHVGLIAAGCYTLTVDGLRGAILQMIAHGFVIVGLFFAAEIIYRRYETRIISDMGGIRQQTPKFSSMFMILVLASVALPGTFNFIGEFTVLYSLFTKNIWLAALGGTTIILGAFYMLRMFQHAMLGETNAKTFADVTLSEGIVMVVIIGFLLFFGLFPKPIIELIAPSIKEILVHIK from the coding sequence ATGGACGTAACTATAGTACTAATTCTATTATTAATCGGAGCCTTAGCGACCTATTTCTCCGGAAATGCGTTGGCTTCCAAAGTAGCCTTGTTTTTCAGTGTGGCGGCTTTAGGTGCTTCTCTTGTTATTTTAAATCAATTTAATCAGGGTATCGACTGTGGTTTTTCCGCAGTTTGGATGAAAAACCCTAACGTTTTATTTTCCCTTAAAGTCGACGGACTGGCAATAGCTATGATCCTTTTAAACACGGCTTTAATACCGCTTATCATTCTGTCTTCTTTCGGAAACAACTTCAGCAATCCAAAAAATTTCTACGCTTTAGTGATGTTCATGGCATTCGCGATGGCGGGAACTTTCCTGGCATCAGACGGATTCTTATACTACATCTTCTGGGAGTTGTCATTAGTTCCGATCTATTTCATCGCCTTGATTTGGGGTAATGATGAGATTGCGGAACGTAAAAAAGCGGTAATCAAATTCTTCATTTATACTTTTGTAGGTTCATTATTCATGTTGGCTGCCTTCATCTATATGTACCAGAAAGCAGGAAGTTTCCAATTGGATAAATTATATGCTTTGGAATTAACGTCTAAAGAAGAATTTTGGATTTTCCTGGCGTTCTTCTTGGCCTATGCAATCAAAATTCCGCTTATTCCTTTCCACACTTGGCAGGCAAACGTATACCAAAAAGCACCTACTGTAGGAACCATGCTTTTATCAGGTATCATGCTGAAAATGGGATTGTATTCAGTAATCCGTTGGCAATTGCCTATTGCTCCTAATGCGGCAAAAGAATTACAATACACTATAATTGGTTTAAGTATCGCAGGAGTAATTTACGGTTCTATCGTAGCTCTAAAACAAAAAGATTTAAAAAGATTATTGGCGTACTCCTCATTGGCTCACGTTGGCCTTATCGCTGCAGGTTGTTATACGCTAACAGTTGATGGTTTACGTGGTGCTATTCTGCAAATGATCGCACACGGTTTCGTAATTGTTGGTTTGTTCTTTGCAGCCGAAATCATCTACAGACGTTACGAGACAAGAATAATCAGTGATATGGGCGGTATCCGTCAGCAAACACCAAAATTCTCATCGATGTTCATGATCTTGGTATTGGCTTCCGTAGCCTTACCGGGAACCTTTAACTTCATAGGTGAGTTTACCGTATTGTACAGTTTGTTTACCAAAAATATTTGGTTAGCTGCTTTGGGAGGAACCACAATCATATTAGGAGCTTTCTATATGCTGAGAATGTTCCAACACGCAATGTTAGGTGAAACCAATGCAAAAACTTTCGCGGATGTTACGCTGTCTGAAGGTATCGTAATGGTTGTAATCATCGGTTTCTTATTGTTCTTCGGATTGTTCCCGAAACCAATCATCGAACTGATTGCACCGAGTATCAAGGAGATTTTAGTACACATTAAATAA
- the nuoL gene encoding NADH-quinone oxidoreductase subunit L has translation METGLVLLLLLAPFVGFLTNIFLGKQLGKNASGYLGSLAVIVSFVVTTVFFLQVSASKQPITVHLFEWFTLDTFNVNFDILLDQLSLLWLMFVTGIGSLIHIYSISYMHDDENIHKFFSYLNLFIFFMITLVVGSNLLIMFIGWEGVGLCSYLLIGFWYKNQDYNDAAKKAFIMNRIGDLGFLVGIFIIGYIFNTLDFMTIKQAVLAGEANANLAWLGIATLCLFIGACGKSAQIPLYTWLPDAMAGPTPVSALIHAATMVTAGIFMITRLNFLFDLTPDVQTVIATVGVATSVLAASIGLMQNDIKKVLAYSTVSQLGLMFLALGLGAYEVAVFHVVTHAFFKACLFLGSGSVIHALHGEQDMRRIGGLKSVMTITYMTFLIATLAISGIPPFAGFFSKDEILMVAFHKDKVLWVLASIASIMTAFYMFRLLYLTFFKEFRGTEEQKHHLHESPTLITFPLIVLGILSAVGGALSIPGNSWLNNFLQPVFAHKAHAEHHLDNTAYMLMGLAVVGALIGIGIAYSKYIKKGEIPAEDDQITGFANVVYQKYHVDESYMRIFVKPIYAIAKFSRDYIETGLSNFVFGFGNVAEGLSLQGKKLQNGNIGFYLFAFVFGLCSIVFYLFFLR, from the coding sequence ATGGAGACAGGATTAGTTTTACTCTTATTATTGGCCCCGTTCGTTGGGTTTCTAACTAATATATTTTTAGGAAAACAGCTTGGCAAAAACGCTTCAGGATACTTAGGAAGTTTAGCAGTGATTGTTTCTTTCGTAGTGACAACCGTTTTCTTCTTACAGGTAAGCGCAAGCAAACAACCGATTACCGTTCATTTATTCGAATGGTTTACATTAGATACTTTCAATGTTAACTTCGATATCTTATTAGACCAGCTATCGTTGCTATGGTTGATGTTTGTAACTGGAATCGGTTCGTTGATTCACATCTACTCCATCAGCTACATGCATGATGACGAAAACATCCACAAATTCTTTTCTTACCTGAACCTGTTCATCTTCTTCATGATTACATTGGTTGTCGGAAGTAACTTACTGATCATGTTCATCGGATGGGAAGGCGTTGGATTATGTTCATATCTGTTAATCGGATTCTGGTATAAAAACCAAGATTATAATGATGCTGCTAAGAAAGCGTTCATCATGAACCGTATAGGGGATTTAGGTTTCCTGGTGGGAATCTTCATCATCGGATATATCTTCAACACATTGGATTTCATGACCATAAAACAAGCTGTTCTTGCCGGTGAAGCTAATGCGAATTTAGCGTGGCTTGGCATTGCTACTTTATGTTTGTTCATAGGTGCTTGTGGTAAGTCAGCGCAAATCCCACTGTACACATGGTTACCGGATGCGATGGCAGGTCCTACTCCTGTTTCGGCTTTGATCCACGCAGCGACGATGGTAACAGCGGGTATCTTCATGATCACACGCTTAAACTTCTTATTTGATTTAACACCGGATGTTCAGACCGTTATTGCAACCGTAGGTGTAGCCACTTCTGTATTGGCAGCTTCTATAGGTCTTATGCAAAATGACATCAAAAAAGTACTGGCGTATTCAACAGTTTCGCAATTAGGATTGATGTTCCTGGCCTTAGGACTTGGAGCTTATGAAGTTGCAGTATTCCACGTTGTAACTCACGCCTTCTTTAAAGCGTGTTTATTCCTAGGTTCCGGTTCTGTTATCCACGCATTACACGGCGAACAGGACATGAGAAGAATAGGAGGTTTGAAATCGGTAATGACAATTACATATATGACCTTCCTAATAGCAACTTTAGCTATTTCAGGTATCCCTCCGTTTGCCGGTTTCTTCTCTAAAGACGAAATCTTAATGGTCGCATTCCATAAGGATAAAGTGCTTTGGGTACTTGCATCTATTGCTTCTATCATGACTGCGTTCTATATGTTCCGTTTGTTATACCTGACCTTCTTCAAAGAATTCAGAGGAACCGAAGAACAAAAACATCACTTACATGAAAGTCCGACTTTAATCACTTTCCCATTGATTGTATTGGGAATACTTTCTGCTGTAGGTGGTGCTTTAAGTATACCGGGCAACAGTTGGTTAAACAACTTCCTTCAGCCGGTTTTCGCTCACAAAGCACATGCAGAACATCATTTAGATAACACGGCATATATGCTAATGGGTCTTGCTGTAGTAGGTGCTCTGATAGGTATCGGAATCGCTTATTCCAAATACATTAAAAAAGGAGAAATTCCTGCCGAAGACGATCAAATCACCGGTTTTGCCAATGTTGTATACCAAAAATACCATGTAGACGAAAGTTATATGCGAATCTTTGTGAAACCAATCTATGCTATTGCGAAGTTTTCCCGTGATTATATTGAAACAGGTCTTTCCAATTTTGTTTTCGGTTTCGGAAATGTTGCGGAAGGATTGTCCTTACAAGGTAAAAAACTGCAAAACGGAAATATCGGTTTCTATCTGTTTGCCTTCGTATTCGGACTGTGTTCGATAGTGTTTTATTTATTCTTCTTACGATAA
- the nuoK gene encoding NADH-quinone oxidoreductase subunit NuoK — translation METILKEIGVETYLYLSALLFSIGVFGILLRRNAIIMFMSIEIMLNAVNLMLVAFSTFHQDASGQVFVFFSMAVAAAEVAVGLAILVSIFRNHGSIDIDNLKNLKG, via the coding sequence ATGGAAACAATTTTAAAGGAAATTGGAGTAGAGACCTACTTATATTTATCGGCTTTATTGTTCAGTATCGGAGTATTCGGAATTTTATTGCGAAGAAACGCCATCATCATGTTCATGTCGATCGAAATCATGCTGAACGCAGTTAACCTGATGCTGGTAGCCTTTTCTACCTTCCACCAGGATGCTTCGGGCCAGGTTTTCGTATTTTTCTCAATGGCGGTAGCCGCTGCGGAAGTTGCCGTAGGTTTAGCGATTTTGGTTTCCATCTTCAGAAATCACGGATCGATTGATATTGACAATTTAAAAAACTTAAAAGGATAA
- a CDS encoding NADH-quinone oxidoreductase subunit J family protein translates to MGQILFYILATITLGTAFFTILSRNPIHSAISLVVCFFSIAGHYLLLNAQFLAIVHIIVYSGAIMILMLFTIMLMNLNKEDESHKSTASKIAATIAFCLVGIVLLAGLLRTKPVVESYFQSGEDFQSIKVLGQVLLNEYMVPFEFASVLLLVAMIGAVLISKKDKQTEA, encoded by the coding sequence ATGGGACAGATTCTATTTTACATCTTAGCAACCATCACCTTGGGAACTGCTTTTTTTACAATCCTGAGCAGAAACCCTATTCATAGCGCCATTTCATTGGTAGTTTGTTTCTTTTCGATTGCAGGACACTATTTGCTGTTAAACGCTCAGTTTTTGGCAATCGTTCATATTATCGTCTATTCAGGTGCGATCATGATCTTGATGTTGTTCACCATCATGTTGATGAACCTCAATAAGGAAGATGAGTCCCATAAATCCACCGCTTCTAAAATCGCCGCCACCATAGCCTTCTGCTTGGTAGGTATCGTTTTATTAGCCGGATTACTAAGAACAAAACCGGTAGTGGAAAGTTATTTCCAATCAGGCGAAGACTTCCAATCTATCAAAGTATTGGGTCAGGTATTGTTAAACGAGTACATGGTGCCGTTTGAATTTGCTTCCGTGTTATTATTGGTAGCGATGATTGGAGCAGTATTAATTTCGAAAAAAGACAAACAAACAGAAGCATAA
- the nuoI gene encoding NADH-quinone oxidoreductase subunit NuoI, whose protein sequence is MSLDTISLSGKKMEVSNKKMSFWESLYLVAIVKGLFITIRHLFTRKVTIKYPEQKRELSPVYRGQHMLKRDDQGRENCTACGLCAVACPAEAITMKAAERKPGEEHLYREEKYAEIYEINMLRCIFCGLCEEACPKDAIYLTETKVMVASASKREDFIYGKDRLVMPLEMALRNSKNKAS, encoded by the coding sequence ATGTCACTAGATACAATTTCATTATCAGGAAAAAAAATGGAGGTTTCCAACAAAAAGATGTCTTTTTGGGAAAGCCTTTATTTGGTAGCGATAGTTAAAGGGTTATTTATTACGATTCGTCACTTGTTTACACGAAAAGTAACTATTAAATATCCGGAACAAAAACGCGAATTGAGTCCGGTTTATCGTGGACAGCACATGCTGAAACGCGATGACCAGGGAAGAGAAAACTGTACAGCATGCGGACTTTGCGCTGTTGCCTGTCCGGCGGAAGCTATCACCATGAAAGCAGCCGAAAGAAAACCGGGAGAAGAACATTTGTACCGCGAAGAAAAATATGCAGAAATCTACGAGATCAACATGTTGCGTTGTATTTTCTGCGGGTTATGTGAAGAAGCTTGTCCGAAAGACGCTATTTACTTAACCGAAACCAAAGTAATGGTAGCTTCAGCGAGCAAACGTGAGGACTTCATTTACGGTAAAGACAGATTGGTAATGCCTTTGGAAATGGCATTGCGTAACAGTAAAAACAAGGCAAGTTAA
- the nuoH gene encoding NADH-quinone oxidoreductase subunit NuoH — MDSVVIIEKGIFIVAIFAITMIMAMYSTWAERKVAAWLQDRIGPNRAGPLGLFQPLADGLKLFSKEEFIPETRNKILFLAGPAISMSVALMTSAVIPWGDKLHIAGRDVILQATDIDVALLYIFGVLSVGVYGIMIGGWASNNKFSLMSAMRAGSQMISYEVAMGLAVIALIMMSGTLSLREIAAQQSGMNWNVFYQPVGFIIFLVCSFAETNRTPFDLAECEAELIGGYHTEYSSMKMGFYLFAEYASMFISSAILAILYFGAYNYPGMQWVIENWGVNIGNTIGIAVLFAKICFFIFFYMWVRWTIPRFRYDQLMNLGWKMLIPIAIANIVITGIVILLADKFL; from the coding sequence ATGGATAGTGTAGTTATCATAGAAAAAGGAATTTTCATTGTAGCGATTTTTGCCATCACAATGATTATGGCGATGTATTCCACATGGGCAGAACGTAAAGTGGCCGCTTGGCTTCAGGATCGTATCGGTCCGAACAGAGCAGGACCTCTTGGTTTATTTCAGCCACTTGCCGATGGTTTAAAATTATTCTCTAAAGAAGAATTCATCCCGGAAACCCGAAATAAAATTTTATTCCTTGCCGGCCCTGCCATCTCAATGAGTGTGGCTTTAATGACCAGTGCGGTTATTCCGTGGGGTGACAAATTACATATTGCCGGAAGAGATGTTATCCTTCAGGCAACCGATATCGACGTAGCCTTGTTGTATATCTTCGGGGTATTGTCGGTAGGAGTTTACGGAATCATGATTGGAGGCTGGGCTTCCAACAACAAATTCTCGTTAATGAGTGCCATGCGCGCCGGTTCCCAAATGATTTCATATGAAGTTGCCATGGGATTAGCGGTTATTGCATTGATTATGATGTCCGGAACGTTGAGCTTACGCGAAATTGCGGCGCAACAATCCGGAATGAACTGGAATGTATTCTACCAGCCGGTGGGATTCATTATCTTCTTAGTATGTTCGTTTGCAGAAACCAACAGAACCCCTTTCGATTTAGCGGAATGTGAGGCGGAACTTATCGGAGGATACCACACCGAGTATTCTTCCATGAAAATGGGATTCTATTTGTTCGCTGAGTATGCTTCCATGTTTATCTCCTCTGCCATTTTAGCTATCCTTTATTTCGGAGCTTACAATTATCCGGGAATGCAATGGGTGATTGAAAATTGGGGTGTTAACATTGGAAACACTATCGGAATAGCGGTTTTATTTGCCAAAATCTGCTTCTTCATCTTCTTCTATATGTGGGTTAGATGGACGATCCCAAGATTCCGTTATGACCAATTGATGAATTTAGGATGGAAAATGCTGATTCCAATTGCCATTGCCAATATAGTTATCACCGGAATAGTAATTTTACTAGCCGATAAATTTTTATAA
- a CDS encoding 2Fe-2S iron-sulfur cluster-binding protein: protein MKVTIDGQEIDVEPGTTILQAARMIGGDLVPPAMCYYSKLKGSGGKCRCCLVEVSKGSEADPRPMPKLVASCVTGCMDGMEVNSSASPRVEEARKSVTEFLLINHPLDCPVCDQAGECDLQNLSFQHGKSQTRFIEEKRTFEPEDIGDKIQLHMNRCILCQRCVQLADQLCDGRVHGVMNRGDHAQISTYITNAIDNEFSGNMIDVCPVGALTDKTFRFKSRVWFNKPYNAHRNCDKCCGKTTVWMFGDEIQRVTARKDEYHEVEDFICNTCRFDKKDVKDWVIEGPRKFEKFSVINRNKYALNAPKVEIKTEDQILLGRKEDQKKISMVKVPLNNTNDNSKS, encoded by the coding sequence ATGAAAGTTACTATAGACGGTCAAGAAATAGACGTAGAACCAGGAACCACCATCCTGCAGGCTGCAAGAATGATTGGAGGTGACCTAGTGCCGCCAGCGATGTGTTACTACTCTAAACTGAAAGGCAGTGGCGGAAAATGCCGTTGCTGTTTGGTGGAAGTTTCCAAAGGAAGCGAAGCCGACCCAAGACCTATGCCAAAATTAGTGGCATCATGTGTTACAGGATGTATGGACGGTATGGAAGTTAACAGTTCCGCATCGCCAAGAGTGGAAGAAGCAAGAAAATCGGTTACCGAATTTTTATTGATCAACCACCCATTGGATTGCCCGGTTTGTGATCAGGCTGGAGAGTGTGATTTACAAAACCTGAGTTTCCAGCACGGAAAATCGCAAACGCGTTTCATCGAAGAAAAAAGAACTTTTGAACCGGAAGATATCGGTGATAAAATTCAGTTACATATGAACCGTTGTATTTTGTGTCAGCGCTGTGTTCAGTTGGCAGATCAGCTGTGTGACGGACGTGTTCACGGGGTAATGAACCGAGGTGATCACGCTCAGATTTCAACGTACATTACCAATGCGATCGACAACGAATTCTCCGGAAATATGATTGACGTTTGTCCGGTAGGTGCTTTAACCGATAAGACATTCCGATTCAAATCGAGAGTTTGGTTCAACAAACCATACAACGCACACAGAAACTGCGACAAATGCTGCGGAAAAACAACCGTTTGGATGTTTGGTGATGAAATCCAACGTGTAACCGCACGTAAAGATGAATACCACGAAGTGGAAGACTTCATTTGCAACACCTGCCGTTTCGACAAAAAAGACGTGAAAGACTGGGTAATTGAAGGCCCTCGTAAATTCGAGAAATTCTCGGTTATCAACAGAAACAAATACGCTCTGAACGCACCAAAAGTGGAAATCAAAACGGAAGACCAAATCTTACTTGGCCGTAAAGAGGACCAGAAAAAAATCAGTATGGTAAAAGTTCCTTTAAATAATACTAACGATAATTCTAAATCATAA